The following nucleotide sequence is from Hippoglossus stenolepis isolate QCI-W04-F060 chromosome 18, HSTE1.2, whole genome shotgun sequence.
ACGACTCAATGAAAACTTTGGATTGACAGTTTCCTGCAGCACCTGAGTTAAACACTGACCAGTTAAACACTGACTGGTTTTACACAACGTAAGTAAACAAGTTAACTATAAACAACTGCCTGCTGGGAAACTGGCAATAACACCACTGTTCTTGATAGACTGTCACAAACTTGTGCgtattttgttttatgaaaatgCAGTAATACAAACCGCCCTTAGTTTCCCCAGAGATAATCTGAGGTCTAGAGAAGATGCACGAGGACAAACTGTTGTTAAGCATCACAGCCCTTagttttcttttccatctcCTCTTACTCGTATCTCACAGATGAGGACAGAAGGCTGTGGAGTCACCCTGcagttttatttctccagtCCAACGTCCCTGCTGCTCGAATCTCTTTGCTAAATGCATTCAAGTGGGATTATGTCAGTTGATTCATCCATTTTCGGCGTCTCTCTCGTTTTGTGTGAAACGGATCAGAGCACAGGAGTGTCACAAAGCAATGAGGAGCAAACAGCTTCCACGAGAGACTTGTTTAATGTGCTGTGAAGGAACAATATGTTTCTGAAAacatccaataaaaaaaacatgcatttgcACAGTCTGCTCATTTTGTTATAAAATTACATATACTCTTGTATatcatacaaaaataaacatctgtgATGAAAAGACATGTATAGTTtatacagttaaataaaaaatcaaaccACTTTCAGTATTGACATCCGACATAAAGTCTTTCAATCGACCctctttaaatatttcagtcaATGTCTGTCCCGTctggtttcctcctcctctccacctgtTCAAGATGGTGCTTATTTGTCGTCATCCCCTGATCCCGTGTCCTGACTGTCCGTGTTGACCCTCCAGCTGTCGGGGACTGTAGAGAAGTCGTCCACCGGCGAGGGCAACGGCCGACCGTACACCTTGCTCTGCAGTTCAGCGATGTCGTTGCGGATGTCAGCCATGAGCACGAGCAGGAAATTAAAGGAGCCTGGAGGACCCTGGTAGACAAATGTGCCAAATATGAATCAtgagacaaacattttaaaaatattatttggaGAAATTAAGTTAATGTAAAGGCTGGTCTATGCTGCTTTTATGTACGAAAAGAGATACGTCCAATTCAAACTACACATGAGTCCTTTATGTTGGCATGGTTGTGAGGCAATGCATCCACTAGAGGGGAGTGCAGAGACTAGAGCTTCTGACAAACATGTCAGCAtagaggaggttgtgataatgtacctCTAAAGAAAGTGTTTGTCCCTTTGCTCAGGAGAAGAAACATCATATCCTGTGTGTCTTACCAACGCGTAAAGTCTCTCAAAAAGTTCCACCactgttgaaatttcttcctcatgTCCTATGATCGTCTCGCTTGTAATATTCgatacactgcccccccccccatattGTCCTATGTTGCTGCTCCGTTTCGTTCGATtaagctttcagaagatgtTCCCAAATACAGATGAAATGAACTAGACAGAgtgtctccgtctctttccGTATACAAATCTAacattgagcataaatgagccttttcACTTCCTAATAAAGAAAGAATGAATTTAATTGAACATTTGAATGACTCAGTAGCCACAAAGATATTAACCCAACAGAAATCCAGCTGATCAATGGATTGTCTTTGAGTGGCCAGTGGGCACTGAACATCTCCTGATATGTTAACATTAGCACCATCAGTTATTATCTAAGGCAACAATTACTCTATACTCTGTTTTGCAGATTAAGTTTAGTTCTGAATAGTAGTAACAAGTTACAACAGTGTGGCTTCATTATCAAAGTCTTACTGGTGGTCCGACGGGCCCAGGAGTTCCTCTGTCCCcctgaggaaacaaaacaaatatttagtCGAGATGAATTACAGTGGGAAAAAACATGAGAGGAATTCATAGCTTTCTAGATAAGGAGCTGGATGGGGTGTCAGGGAACTTGGATTAATacatactttttaaatattgtcaCACACAGTACTCAAGGTATTTAGTCACAATGTCCCTGACACATAGGGAGAGAAAGTCGAGATCAGGATGAGAGTGACTACAAATGTATAATTTTCAAGAAATATTGTGCCTAAGCCAGttaaaagaatatttttttattttgggatattagtttatttttcttaactGAGAACAAAACGAGAATAACATAATCAATACCACTGTTATGTCTGTGCCTTAAATATGGCACGGGTGCTGGTAGCTCAGCACAAAGACTGGACACAGGGGACAACAGCTAACCTGGCTGTTTCCAAAGCTTCACTTCACATCTCAAGTTCACTAATTGACATTGTTATATCTCGGTTATTTAATCCATGCATTGAcctgaaatgtgaaaacacgAGTTATGAGTTACTGTAAGTGCTGCGATGGTGTCAGCCACTGTTCCCTACAGAGAGGAACGGTTCTAGCTCTGCatcaaaaccacaacctttcATTTCCAATACAGTTGATGCCATGTGTTCTTGAGCAACAGTGTTAGTGGGTGTATTTCTGACTCAGTGTTTGCCCTTGCATCCAGTCTTTACGCTGAGCTGAGCAAAGCTAATTCAATCCCTGCTGTAGCTTTCTTGAAGGACGCTGGTATCAATCTTCATTTCCAACTTCTTCACTGTGAAAGCGAGTGCATGCATTTACCAAAAATGTCTAACGATTCCTTGCTGTGTCTTCTCAGTGGCCATCAAAGAGAAAAGGGGCTCTTAGTGTAACATAATGTAATGGTAGCTTGGCTGTGACTTGATCACGGCAGCCTGTTGACCTACGGTAGCATGTACACACGTTCACCAGGCTACCGAGGCTGTTGTAAGCCGGCGTGGCTCAGGGTCACGGTGGGGCTGTGAGTGTTTTGGCAGATGGTTTGGATTTGTAACTCAGAGAGACAGATTAGCATCACCCTCCATCtatccacacaaacatactgAAGGAATACAGAGGTGCTGTGTCAATAGATACACCTAAATTGCACCGTACATGATCCACGAGCTGAGCAAACACACGAGAACCTTGTACTTATCGTCCTCAGCGAGACGTGGGTGACTGGTCATTCTTGATGACAAGGAACAACATCTCTTATCAAAATTACACTTAAGCCTCTTTTCCATTGGTCAAAAAACCCCACTAACTcccaccaacatctggcttttgtctgaaatgggaatggatacaagAGGCAGTAACTActgggtcaaatgactcagcagtagacacaggtttttatcggcagtgatggaaacatgacacctgggtgaaCACGCTAATTTGGCGAGACAGCGAAGTGAAAGAGTGCGTTTTCACTCTTCAGCTTTTTTTGCGGGTTTgcctgtattaaaaaaaaaacctatacTTGCTAAtattggtgtaaaagaggtataatCCCCTAGTAACTAGTAATGTTGTAATAAATCAGCCTCAACTTTCCACACACTGCAAATCTTATCCTCAAAgcaagttttttttacagcatctAAACCAGATATTAATCAATTTTAGTTCTGATGTCTGATAGTGTGTCACAGATCAGTCCCAACTACTTCAACTGGCTGCTGTCCGTCTGCACCAGAGACTCTGTATAAGGATGGACGTCATGACTGATCCCCTGTAGTATAGGTAGTAGAGcacgcctcctccatgttagtggatgagatGGGGATACTGCGTGTATCGGAGGGACCTTGATACGCCAGattgctgctgcacaaactctttatttctggatagtgggaggaagtggaaacgcatcatccatctttaaaaaaagtctGTGGTCTGAACAGGTTCTGACATCCTGCAGGATAACAGAGCTTCAATTACACAAGAGGTCTGTATTGTGGCTAATCATTGTATGGCCactgttgtttgttgtctttgatgATGTCCATATTATCTTTGTTGGTAAAAACTGAGTTTGTCTAACATCCCCATTTGATGTTTGTCTATCAATGACACAAACATGGGAGCAAAGATGCGGGCAAATCGGGTTTAATGCCAACAATGTGAAAAATGCTGACACAAATCTCACTGTAACCGGGATGGGTTCTGCATTGTGCCTCCATAATATGAGGCTtaaccagctgctggagcctctttctttaacacttAGCCTCAGGCCTCccaggagagaaaaacattccAGTTACTTTTGAAATGTGGGTACTACCTCCCGGTAGCAAATCCAGAAGTACTTTTCGTGTAATCTGTATGATATTTGAATCAATTGCAATAACCTTGAGGGATCCACAGTCGTCACACTGGCCACCAGGTAGAAGTTGCTCGGTAACCACCATGGATAATACGTCCATGGTTGCCACTTAAAATACCAGCTGTTGGCCTCAGCCACTTGGGAATTGGGTCATTTCTGATTTAAGAGAGAAATCATGACCAACTGAGAAAACCTCACCTAACATAAATACTGACAGAACACATTATACCAAGATGCTTTTGTACAAGCCACATAATTTCAACCTACACGGCTTTTGCTCATGTGGTACCCACAATTGTGCAAACTACTGAAAtcactttatttttcctctctcaAAGCTGCTTGTAGCAACTTGTAGTAAAGGGATCCAATCGTCTGCAGGGACTGACTCTGCCTGTGCAACATCCAACTGAGTCAGTTTGTCAGTATCCTGGAAGCTGCCGAGTGCTTTTCTGGAGAGGTCGAGAAACAATTTAAGCAAAACAAACTGGCGGAATGGAAGGTTAGCGGTTAGCACTGTCGCTTCACAGCAAGAAGGATCTTCGTTTGACTCCTGGTTCAGCCAGGGTCTCTCAGCATGCTCTCTGGATACTCTGACTTCCTCGCACAAGATGCAGATTGGGGTCAGGTTAATAGTAGACTCAAAATGTACAATAGGTGGGATTGTGAGAGcgaatggttgtttgtccctgACCCAGTTCAGTGGTATTGAtatccatcctgagtgatctgatcacaactGGTCAGCAGTAAGTTCTGAATGCACCCCCCCGGCAGCCCTTACAGTGTATATAATGGATTGAtggaagttttattttgattagCTGACAAAATAGGGTGGGACCTCACCTTTCGCCCATCCTTTCCTGATGCTCCTGGAGGCCCCTGTTAGATAAAAAGAAAGgcatttcatttctgtttcaatCACCTGTTTCCGCCAGTCTGATTCCACACTCAAAAGTAAGGTGATTCCGGACACTGTAAAATCCCAATGATGtaaatatgcatgtgtttgtctgttagccCGATGACGcatcttgcaaacaaacaaaaatgtgtcacttcactttttttctcaGAACACCCATTTACTTTAAATCGTTTAAAAaagaatggtaaatggtaaatgatctgtatttatatggcacttttctagtcttggtgaccactcaaagtgctttacaggacagtttattgccattcacacacacattcatacagtgcaccGATGGGCATTACTTTCTATAGGGGGCAAttaggggttcagtgtcttgcccaaggagacttcggcatgcagatgaggaagactgggaACAAACGgacgaccttctggttagaggacgacagCTCAACCCCCTCAGTCACAGCCACCCCTTAAACACTGACACCTCCATTGCACTCCACCGGCAGAGATTAAGCGTGTGACGGCCCGCAGGCCATTTCTGAGCGACTTCAGCTCAGTGGTGGAGAATACTTTGATCTCTTCCCTGGGATAAACATCATTGAAGAAGCCTGACGACATTGTATCAGGAGCGGGGCCAATATTCAGATCAGCGTCAAGCCTTTGTCCCACATTCAAGGTCTCTCAAAACCCTGACATTCACTCAAACACATGAGACCTGGCTGCAAAACAGCATAACAGTGCTCAGAATCTAATCGGGGTTCTTGTGTGAAGACAGGACGACTCCCTCTTAGTCAGCATGAGCACTGATTAAATATATTAACGGGTCATGAAAAAAGGTTGTGAATTAAAACACATGTCCAAATGTCACAGGAAGAAAGCAAgacatcacttttttttttaatgtaaaaacactgttCTTGACCTCTTGGTTTTGGCCCCACGCAGCTTGTGATATGTCTATTTGCAGGTGTTGATAGTCTGATTTATCAGTAACGAGATTGCATGAATACAAGcgttttaaaagctaaaaatatGACTCACTGGCCACATCCTGCACATTCTTGATTCAGGTCCCACACTTCAACACGGAGGGTTTGCAGCGGCGAGCCAAAGAAaacaactaaagctgtaaatgGATTCAgtcctctctgttgttttggCCGTTACCATGTGTCATCCCTTTTTTTCACCTTCCAAAAATTAGGGATATCTCTAAGAgagggtgcgtgtgtgtgtgtgtttttcaaatgtgtgaaaggaaacatgAGATATTTGGTTGCTTCATACAGATAAATCAATCACAGCTCTCCTGGGCCCTGTCTCACGACGCAGGATTACTAAATTATCTGAACTGCTTTGGCAAGAACAACCCACAACGCCATAAAAACTGTGACTACACTAAAAGGAGCTTTTCCAGATTAGATTAATTTCCAGATTAATTCAGTTATTCTGCCCTGTGTCACGGAACAGAGGTGTGGatctgaacaaacagcaaataAAGGCAAAGACGTGCGTAAGAGTGTAGTTTACTGTATCCTAGAATGAcacagagcaggtcacagtcaggacacacacattcatacttgCTGATTCAGAACCTTGAGATTACGCTGTATAAAATGCTGAGTAaagctaaatataaaaataactttcagGAAGACTAGTACAAACTGACCACGGATCCTCGAGGGCCACGTTTGATGTGGTACAGGTCTGGTGTGGGTCCAATGGGCCCCATTAAGCCCCTCGGTCCAGGAGGGCCAGGAGGCCCCACTAGACCATTAAACCCTGGAAGGCCCTCTGTTCCTGGATCTCCTAAAATAAACCAGAGTGATATTAGTGGACCTCAGAGACAACTTAAGCAATCACAGCAAAACAATTTACACACAGTATAAGATTGGGTTTGATGCTTTTCAGCCAATTTCTGGCCCCACTATTCAGGAATccaaagccaaaatatcctacATActaacgctgccatcttggacAGTAGTGATCTGCCAATGGAGCCACAATAAcaaggtcccactgatacacacactcaacgtttcaccccatttttctGGCATCAAgtaattcaaacaaaacatacTTGAAGAATTgtacttgaacaaacatcaatgtgGTAAGAACTACCAAAAATGAAGTgtgtaatgtgtaatgtgtactttgatattttagtttggtccaagtcccaaacactaacatggaggaggcagaatcTATGACCATGTAgaccatctttacatacagtctgaTACATAGAATTGAATTTGGTGATCTCTTTtccctctagcgccaccataAGGTTCACATTTCTGGTTCTAAATGAAATGCCTGGACAACTGATGGATAAATTACGGTAAAACTTTGCTACAGATATTCATGTTCCGCTTGTTACTTTGGTGATCCATGAACTTCAGTCAGacattgttttatcattttcagcTGTGTTTTACCTGGGGGGCCAGGGAGACCTGGAGGTCCTGGTAAAAATGCGGAGGAAGTCATTTTCTTGCTGGTCGTCTGCTCAGGGACGTCAGCACTGTTTGACAGCAGGGCCATCTTAAGAAAGGATGCAGAACGAAATGACTGAATGAACAGGTCAATGAACAGGCATCTACAAATAACACCATAAACAACATATTAAATTGTCAACATTAATACATGTCATCGTGGGATGTGAGgaatttttttccttcttctggAAGCCAACAATGCGTAACTGCATGTGGTCGGCATTCGTAACATGGTTTTGCGCTGTTGAACAAGACAGGGAAATTACACACCGAAGGGCCAATTTCAagtaaaattatgtttaaaatatgtacCGTGGCAAAGATGAAAGCCGATCTTCCATCTGCAACATGCTACAAGGTGGAACCCAGACAGATGGTGGGCCAGGCAACCCCTTTACATTATTCAGCATGACCATGGAGAACTCCTGCTCTGTATGCGAAGTGGCATCCTTGGGAAAAGCTATGTTTGATCTCTGCATAACGTCATGCAGATCTGGAAATCCCAGtgggaaacacacaaaagaccTTGCTTCTATGCAGCAGAGGCTGAAATTCAGACACAGTAAGTATTTGAGCCGCAGTGTGACCCTAAATTCAGACTCTAACCTTCTGGAATGAATAAGAATATAATAAGAATATACAGTACTCAATAACTACTATGCTTGTAGTTTCTTTCTTAATATACTGAcattaggaaaaaaaaagaggcatctACAGCAGCGCATTGAGAGCACCTGGACCACACAACTGGAAGCAAACCATACATCATGTGCACCATTGACAGACTCGTGCTCTGATGGGTTCAGATGCCTCCAGAGGGAAATGTGTGATGATAAGAAAATAAGGAATATGAAAAATTATTTGTAATACGGTTATTCCAGTGGATTCATACAAAGTGTCTATACAAACTTACACTTTACAATCACCCACGTGTTTCAGAGGTAGTGCAGATACTTTTTTAATACTCTGCACAATAAGCCCTCTTTAAAAGGTAGGTTATgttggtttttccttttttcccctaATGTTctctttgtatattttattatctggttgttttatgtctttttaaaatgcaaagagcattaaaaaaaaaacaatcatctaACCCCAGTAAAGTTGAATCATTTTTAGTTCATCGGGAAGTAAATTGCTTTAATGACTCGTAGAAAACTAAGAAAAGCTGCAGGACTGCAGGTTGCAtcactttgattttaaaataaagtgttaCGGCTAATTTCAtgaattcaatatttattttaaggtaGACACGTGTAttgatttttgttattattttgcgAGCTTCACCTTCTGCTTTAGCTGCAGGACCGACATCTTGATCTGGTGGAAATCATCGCAGGTGGCTGAGCAAGTCCCAGCGTTCATCACGTTGTCGGACTTTTCAAAGAGATGCACTGCTGGGGAATCGAAGAAAAATAAAGGTTCGGTCACAGAAGTTGCCAgaaatttttcttttctttcataaaaTCTTTAGAAAAGGACAAAATATCCCcttattttctaaatatatgGACAGACTTCAAATGAGTTGGGCAGGTATACAAGACAcgacaagacaagacaagacaagttAAG
It contains:
- the ccbe1 gene encoding collagen and calcium-binding EGF domain-containing protein 1 isoform X1, whose amino-acid sequence is MILKHHRSPLLLTVTCMCFSGGLLWSYQEEDASDGDECSENNIATTKYPCVKSTGEVTTCYRKKCCKGFKFVLGQCIPEDFDVCAGAPCEQQCTDHFGRVVCTCYPGYRYDRERHRKREKPYCLDLDECANKNTTACSQVCINSLGSYRCECETGYFLEEDGKTCTKGERAVHLFEKSDNVMNAGTCSATCDDFHQIKMSVLQLKQKMALLSNSADVPEQTTSKKMTSSAFLPGPPGLPGPPGDPGTEGLPGFNGLVGPPGPPGPRGLMGPIGPTPDLYHIKRGPRGSVGPPGASGKDGRKGDRGTPGPVGPPGPPGSFNFLLVLMADIRNDIAELQSKVYGRPLPSPVDDFSTVPDSWRVNTDSQDTGSGDDDK
- the ccbe1 gene encoding collagen and calcium-binding EGF domain-containing protein 1 isoform X2, coding for MILKHHRSPLLLTVTCMCFSGGLLWSYQEEDASDGDECSENNIATTKYPCVKSTGEVTTCYRKKCCKGFKFVLGQCIPEDFDVCAGAPCEQQCTDHFGRVVCTCYPGYRYDRERHRKREKPYCLDLDECANKNTTACSQVCINSLGSYRCECETGYFLEEDGKTCTKGERVHLFEKSDNVMNAGTCSATCDDFHQIKMSVLQLKQKMALLSNSADVPEQTTSKKMTSSAFLPGPPGLPGPPGDPGTEGLPGFNGLVGPPGPPGPRGLMGPIGPTPDLYHIKRGPRGSVGPPGASGKDGRKGDRGTPGPVGPPGPPGSFNFLLVLMADIRNDIAELQSKVYGRPLPSPVDDFSTVPDSWRVNTDSQDTGSGDDDK